The following nucleotide sequence is from Gemmatimonadota bacterium.
GGACCCGATCGGCCTGGCCCTGGAGAACTACGACGTGACGGGCCGTTGGCGGATCAAGGACGCCGGTGCGCCGGTCGAGGCGGACGGCACCCTCTACGACGGCTCGACCATCGAGGGCGTGGAGGGCCTGCGCAACGCGCTGCTGCGTCGACCGGAGTCCGTGGCGCGCTCGTTCACGGAGAACCTCATGGCGTACGCCCTGGGACGCCGTATCGAGGCGCGTGACATGCCGACCGTCCGCGCCGTGGTCGCCGAGGCCGCCAAGGACGACTACCGCCTCGAGTCGCTGATCGAAGGCGTGATCATGACCGACGCCTTCCGCTTCAAGCGGGCCGCCGCGACGACCGCGGACGCCCCCGCCGGCAACTGATCCGAACCGAGACCTGAAGGAGATAGAAGAGATGACGATTCTCACCGGCAAGCACATCGCCCGGCGGACGTTCCTGCAGGGCATGGGGGTCTCGGTCTCGCTGCCGTTCCTCGATGCCATGCTCCCGGCGGGCCGGCTCTTCGGCAACGCCGCGGCCGAGCTCGACAAGACCCGCCTGGTCGCCATCGAGATGGTGCACGGGGCGGCGGGAGCCAGCGAGTACGGCGCGGCCCAGAACTTCTGGTCCCCCGCGGCGACCGGCAGCGCCTTCGACCTCTCTCCCACGTCGTTGAGCTCGCTCGACCCGTGGCGCAACTACCTGACCATCGTCTCCGACACGGACGTCCGGAACGCCGAGGCGTTCGAGACACCCGAGATCGGCGGCGACCACTTCCGGTCCAGCGCGGTGTTCCTGACCCAGGCGCACCCGCACCAGACGGTCGGCTCCGACATCTACGCCGGCACGTCCATGGACCAGAAGTTCGCCCACAAGTTCGGGCAGGACACGCCCATCCCGTCGCTCCAGCTCTGCATCGAGAACATCGATCAGGCGGGCGGCTGCGCGTACGGCTATGCCTGCGTCTACACGGACACCATCTCCTGGGCGTCGCCGACCGAGCCGCTCCCGATGATCCGGGATCCGCGGGTCGCGTTCGACATGCTGTTCGGAGCAGGCGGCACGCCGGAGGAGCGGGCGAGCCGTCGGCGCACGAACAAGAGCATCCTGGACTTCATCGCGGGCCGCGTGGCGCAGCTCAACCGCGAGCTGGGTTCGGGAGACCGGATCCGGATGGAGCGCTACCTGGACAACATCCGGGAGCTCGAGCGCCGCATCCAGCTGGTCGAGGCCTACAACACCAGCGGCGAGCTGCGTGACCTCCCCGAGGCGCCGGCCGGCGTGCCGGACTCCTTCGAGGAGCACGTCAAGCTGATGTTCGACCTGCAGGCGCTCGCCTTCGCGTCGGACATGACGCGGACCTTCTCGTTCAAGATGGGCCGCGACTCGTCCGCACGGGTCTTCCCGGAGAGCGGCGTGGACAAGCCGTTCCACCCGGCCTCGCACCACGGGAACAACGAGAAGGCGATCGAGGACTTCGCCCAGATCAACCGCTACCACGTCAGCATGCTGCCCTATTTCCTGCAGAAGCTGGCGGACCTGGACGAGGGCGGCACGAGCCTGCTGGACAAGACGATGATCGTCTACGGATCGCCGATGGGCGACCCGAACGTGCACAACCACAAGCGCTGCCCGCTCCTGATCATGGGCGGCGCCAATGGGCAGATGCAGGGCAACCTGCACGTGCGCGCGGCCGCGGGCACACCCATGGCCAACGTCATGCTGACCCTCATGCACAAGCTGGGGCTGGAGGAGGAGTCCTTCGGCGACAGCACGGGCGAGTTCCAGTTCCGGGACGCGACCGTCAACGACGGCCTCGACGGCCAGGGCACCCTGTGATGAGTACACGCGCGATGCGGCGCCGGTGGAGCGGCGCCTGGATGGTGGCGTTCATGGCCGTGGTCCTGCTCGGCGCGACCGGTCCCGAGTCCCCGGTGGCGGACGCCGCCATGCGAGGTCAGGTGGACGCCGTGCAGGCGCTCCTGGCGCGGGGCGCGGACGTGAACGTGCCGCAGGGTGACGGCATGACCGCCCTGCACTGGGCAGCCGAGCGCGGAGACGAGGCGTTGGTGCGCCTGCTCCTGGACGCGGGCGCGGAGGCGTCGGCGACCACGCGCAACGGCAACTATACGCCGTTGCACCTCGCGGCCCGGAGCGGGGACGCGGTCATCGTGAAGGCCCTGCTGGATGCGGGAGCCGACGTGACGGCCCGCACCAGCACGGGTGGAGCGTTGGCCATCCACATGGCGGCCGCCGCGACCAGCGCCGAAGCCATCGAGGCGCTGGTGGCGGCCGGTGCGGAGGTGGACGCCACCGACGAGGCCTTCGGTCAGACGCCGCTCATGTTCGCAGCGGCGGCCGGCCGGCTTCCGACCGTGAAGGCGCTCCTGGCGGCCGGCGCGGACGTGGGCCTCACGTCGAGCGTGGTCGACATCGCCGAGCGGGCGCAGCGTGACCGGGCCGCCCAGGTGGCGCGCAACCGGCGCGTGCGCGCGGCCTACGCCGAGCGGATGGGTCGTCCGGCCGCGGAAGCCCCCCAGCGGGAGCAGCGCGGGCAGCAGCAGCCGGCGCAGCGCGGACAGGGCCAGCCGGGTCAGGACGGCGAGTACCTGCCCCAGCGCATGCAGGAGGACGTGGAGCCGCTGTCCTACGGCCAGCTGGTCGGGGGACAGGGTGGGCTCGCGGCGCTCCACTACGCCGTCCGCCAGGGCTTCGGTGACGTGGCCCACGCGCTCCTGGACGCCGGGGCCGAGATCAACCAGGTCACCGGAGGCGACCACACGAGTCCCCTGGTGATGGCCTGCATCAACGGGTACTTCGACCTGGGACTCGAGCTCCTCGACCGCGGCGCCGACGTGAACCTCACCACGGACGCGGGCGTCTCGCCGCTGTTCGCGGTGATCAACACGCACTGGGCGCCCAAGTCGCGTTATCCGCAGCAGATGGCCTACATGAACCAGAAGGCCGGCTACATGCAGATGATGCGGACGTTCCTGGAGGCGGGAGCGGACCCCAACGTCCGGCTCACCAAGCACCTCTGGTTCCTGGGCTACAACTTCGACCTGCTGCAGGTGGACGTGGCCGGAGCCACGCCGTTCTGGCGCGCCGCCTACGCCACCGACGTGCCGGCCATGAAGCTGCTGGTCGAGCACGGCGCCGACCCGAACATCCCGACCAAGAAGGTGCCGGCCCGCCGGGGTGGGGAGTCCGACCAGGGAGACGTGGGGGACAACGATCCGTCGGGCCTGCCCCCCGTTCCCGTGGGCGGTCCGGCCGTCTACCCGATCCACGCCGCCTCGGGTGTCGGGTACGGCGAGGGCTTCGCGGGCAACGCCCACCGGCACGTGCCGGACGGGTGGGTGCCGGCCGTGCGCTACCTGGTCGAGGAGCTGGGTGCGGACATCAACGCCCGCGATCACAACGGCTACAGCGCGCTGCATCACGCGGCAGCCCGGGGCGATGTCGAGCTGATCCAGTACCTGGCGGATCACGGCGCCGATGTGACCGTGGTGAGCCGGCGCGACCAGACCGCGGCCGACATGGCCAACGGTCCGGTGCAGCGCGTGCAGCCCTGGCCCGAGGCGCTCGAGCTGCTCGAGAAGCTGGGATCCAAGAACAACCACCGCTGCGTGTCGTGCTGATGCGACGTGCGGGCCGCGGGGGCCTTCGGGCCCCCCGGCCCCACCGCTTCGCGCGGACGGCCCTCCTCACCGCAGTCGCTTCGGTCCTCCTTCCCGTCTCGCTCTCCGCCACCTGGTCCGTCATCGCCGTGGACCAGCGCACCGGCCGCGTCGTCATCGCGTCGGCCACCTGTGTGCCCCAGGACC
It contains:
- a CDS encoding DUF1552 domain-containing protein — protein: MTILTGKHIARRTFLQGMGVSVSLPFLDAMLPAGRLFGNAAAELDKTRLVAIEMVHGAAGASEYGAAQNFWSPAATGSAFDLSPTSLSSLDPWRNYLTIVSDTDVRNAEAFETPEIGGDHFRSSAVFLTQAHPHQTVGSDIYAGTSMDQKFAHKFGQDTPIPSLQLCIENIDQAGGCAYGYACVYTDTISWASPTEPLPMIRDPRVAFDMLFGAGGTPEERASRRRTNKSILDFIAGRVAQLNRELGSGDRIRMERYLDNIRELERRIQLVEAYNTSGELRDLPEAPAGVPDSFEEHVKLMFDLQALAFASDMTRTFSFKMGRDSSARVFPESGVDKPFHPASHHGNNEKAIEDFAQINRYHVSMLPYFLQKLADLDEGGTSLLDKTMIVYGSPMGDPNVHNHKRCPLLIMGGANGQMQGNLHVRAAAGTPMANVMLTLMHKLGLEEESFGDSTGEFQFRDATVNDGLDGQGTL
- a CDS encoding ankyrin repeat domain-containing protein, whose product is MSTRAMRRRWSGAWMVAFMAVVLLGATGPESPVADAAMRGQVDAVQALLARGADVNVPQGDGMTALHWAAERGDEALVRLLLDAGAEASATTRNGNYTPLHLAARSGDAVIVKALLDAGADVTARTSTGGALAIHMAAAATSAEAIEALVAAGAEVDATDEAFGQTPLMFAAAAGRLPTVKALLAAGADVGLTSSVVDIAERAQRDRAAQVARNRRVRAAYAERMGRPAAEAPQREQRGQQQPAQRGQGQPGQDGEYLPQRMQEDVEPLSYGQLVGGQGGLAALHYAVRQGFGDVAHALLDAGAEINQVTGGDHTSPLVMACINGYFDLGLELLDRGADVNLTTDAGVSPLFAVINTHWAPKSRYPQQMAYMNQKAGYMQMMRTFLEAGADPNVRLTKHLWFLGYNFDLLQVDVAGATPFWRAAYATDVPAMKLLVEHGADPNIPTKKVPARRGGESDQGDVGDNDPSGLPPVPVGGPAVYPIHAASGVGYGEGFAGNAHRHVPDGWVPAVRYLVEELGADINARDHNGYSALHHAAARGDVELIQYLADHGADVTVVSRRDQTAADMANGPVQRVQPWPEALELLEKLGSKNNHRCVSC